The genomic window TAGGCTGGAAAGAACGCACCAAAAGAGAACTGGCATTGATGGAAGAACTTGTTCCTGTGTTAAGAAAAAAAGCCGAAGGCAGAGAGATTAGTGGATTGAAAGCATATAATGTCTGAACTATGATTTTTTTGATTAAATGATGGAGATGATTAAAGCAGAGCATAAATATTCTGACCTAACTTCAAAAGTTATTGGCTGTGCAATGAAAGTTCATTCGGCTTTGGGTAACGGATTTCAGGAAGTGATTTATCAAAGAGCCCTGGAAATAGAAATGGCCGATGAAAGAATTGAGTTTAGCAGAGAGTATGAAATGCCTGTATACTACAAGCATCAACAGATTGGAATGAGGCGAGTAGATTTTTTGATAGAGGGAGTAGTTTCTGTGGAGTTAAAAGCCATCATACAATTAGAGGATGTTCATCTAGCTCAGGCAATTAATTATCTCGAAGCATATGATTTAGAAGTTGGGTTATTAATAAATTTTGGGGCAAGAAGCCTTGAATTCAAAAGAGTGACCAACAAAAAGTTCAAACAAAAAAATCAAGGCAATCCAAAAATCAAATAAATCACAGTGCAGACAAATGAGTAAGATAAACGAAAATAAATTGGTGCCGAAACTTCGCTTTTCTGACTTTGCAGGCGAGTGGGAAAAAGATGAATTGGGTAACTTAATCGAAATCAAAGGCAGAATTGGCTATCGAGGATACACAGTAAATGACATTGTAGGTATAGGAGAGGGTGCAATTTCACTCAGTCCTAGCAATATAAGCGATAATAATTTATTGCAATTTGAAAAGTCAACTTATATAACATGGGAAAAGTATAATGAATCACCTGAAATACAATTGAAAGATGGTTACACAGTCCTAGTGAAAACAGGTTCTTCTTACGGGAAAGCAGCACTAATAAAAAATCTACCTGAAAAATCTACAATTAATCCTCAATTAGTCGTATTAAAGCCAAATAAGATTGATAAGCGTTTTTTATTTTATATCGTTTCTAATGCTCCTGTTCAAAAGCAAATAGAAGCATCGGTTGTTGGAGGAGCAATTCCAACTTTATCACAAGAAAGCATTTCTAAATTTGAGGTTTTAATTCCACCCGATAAGGATAAAAGTGAACAAAAGAAAATCGCTGCTTGCCTTTCTTCTTTAGATGAAGTTATCACAGCCGAGAGCCAAAAGCTGGAAGTGCTGAAAGAACATAAAAAAGGCTTGTTGCAAAATTTGTTTCCGCAAAGTCGTCTGAACCGTGATTTATCTGATGAAATGATGAGCATGATGGGCACGAAAAAAAATCAAGGCAATCAAGAAAATCAAAA from Saprospiraceae bacterium includes these protein-coding regions:
- a CDS encoding GxxExxY protein, producing the protein MIKAEHKYSDLTSKVIGCAMKVHSALGNGFQEVIYQRALEIEMADERIEFSREYEMPVYYKHQQIGMRRVDFLIEGVVSVELKAIIQLEDVHLAQAINYLEAYDLEVGLLINFGARSLEFKRVTNKKFKQKNQGNPKIK
- a CDS encoding restriction endonuclease subunit S — its product is MSKINENKLVPKLRFSDFAGEWEKDELGNLIEIKGRIGYRGYTVNDIVGIGEGAISLSPSNISDNNLLQFEKSTYITWEKYNESPEIQLKDGYTVLVKTGSSYGKAALIKNLPEKSTINPQLVVLKPNKIDKRFLFYIVSNAPVQKQIEASVVGGAIPTLSQESISKFEVLIPPDKDKSEQKKIAACLSSLDEVITAESQKLEVLKEHKKGLLQNLFPQSRLNRDLSDEMMSMMGTKKNQGNQENQKNQGSDNVPKVRSKEFEDSGEWMETTLGEIGEPLMCKRIFKEETTPNPNNGVPFYKIGTFGRSADAYISKEIYEEYKSKYSFPRIGDILISASGTIGRLVIYDGSPAYFQDSNIIWLGHYEDAVLNRFLLYCYSNLTWQTSDGGVISRLYNSDFKRMKIKYPDNKEEQQKIASCLSSIDELIIAQTQKIEALQLHKKGLLQGLFPNLNEVTE